Proteins encoded in a region of the Diadema setosum chromosome 7, eeDiaSeto1, whole genome shotgun sequence genome:
- the LOC140231059 gene encoding putative nuclease HARBI1: MAHARYYYNLVLAALAALVTDEERREEFLRRRRRRRWWVRPWIARRPIYGQYEQLMEELRKENPADLKSFLRVEPDLFFELVRQVGPRIEKSAKGRAPLQPGLKLAITLRFLATGNSFRSLGFSFRVAHNTISIFIPEVCQAIVEEYRQEVFDTQSTPDEWRRKAKVFQDRWNFPHACGALDGKHVAIRKPAHSGSIYYNYKGYYSIVMLVLSDREYNALWADVGSPGSQSDCGIFNRSGLLRSLTSGAIGFPPPEPLPNDDGYRVFSSGG; the protein is encoded by the exons ATGGCGCACGCCCGTTACTATTATAATCTTGTGCTCGCAGCTCTCGCCGCCCTGGTGACAGATGAAGAAAGACGTGAGGAGTTCCTgcgaaggagaagaaggagaagatggTGGGTGAGGCCGTGGATTGCCCGGAGACCAATTTATGGCCAGTACGAGCAGCTCATGGAGGAGCTCAGAAAAGAAAATCCTGCAGACCTCAAGTCCTTCCTGCGGGTAGAGCCAGATCTTTTCTTCGAGCTGGTACGGCAAGTTGGTCCACGGATTGAGAAGAGTGCAAA AGGCAGAGCTCCATTGCAGCCTGGCCTGAAGCTCGCAATCACCCTGCGCTTCCTAGCCACCGGTAACTCTTTTCGGTCTCTAGGGTTCAGCTTTCGGGTGGCACACAATACAATCTCTATTTTCATCCCCGAGGTGTGCCAGGCCATTGTTGAAGAATACAGGCAGGAAGTTTTCGATACCCAATCCACCCCTGATGAGTGGCGGCGCAAGGCCAAGGTCTTCCAGGATCGCTGGAACTTTCCCCATGCCTGCGGAGCGCTTGATGGTAAGCACGTGGCCATCCGAAAGCCAGCCCATAGTGGTAGTATATACTACAACTACAAGGGCTATTACAGCATTGTCATGCTGGTACTCTCCGACAGGGAATACAATGCTCTCTGGGCTGACGTCGGTTCACCTGGTTCCCAGTCCGACTGCGGTATTTTCAACAGGTCCGGGCTCCTCCGCTCTCTGACTAGTGGTGCCATTGGCTTCCCGCCTCCCGAGCCCCTGCCCAACGACGACGGATACAGGGTATTTTCTTCTGGGGGATGA